A stretch of the Solanum dulcamara chromosome 6, daSolDulc1.2, whole genome shotgun sequence genome encodes the following:
- the LOC129891937 gene encoding shaggy-related protein kinase eta-like, giving the protein MASIPLGPQHHNPPENHHHHHLQPPLQLNHDQGGGGAAVRNAVAGARPEMESEKEMSAAVVEGNGTVTGHIISTTIGGKNGEPKRTISYMAERVVGTGSFGIVFQAKCLETGETVAIKKVLQDKRYKNRELQLMRLMDHPNVISLKHCFFSTTSRDELFLNLVMDYVPESLYKVLKHYSNSNQRMPLIYVKLYMYQIFRGLGYIHNVPRICHRDVKPQNLLVDPLTHQVKLCDFGSAKVLVNGEANISYICSRYYRAPELIFGATEYTTSIDIWSAGCVLAELLLGQPLFPGENAVDQLVEIIKVLGTPTREEIRCMNPNYTDFRFPQIKAHPWHKVFHKRMPPEAIDLASRLLQYSPSLRCTALEACAHSFFDELREPNARLPNGRPFPPLFNFKQELTGASPDLVNKLIPEHVWRQLGLNFPFPGAT; this is encoded by the exons ATGGCCTCTATACCGCTGGGACCTCAGCACCATAATCCGCCGGAaaatcaccaccaccaccaccttcAGCCACCACTGCAGTTGAATCATGAccaaggaggaggaggagctGCGGTAAGGAACGCTGTTGCCGGAGCACGACCGGAAATGGAATCCGAAAAG GAAATGTCAGCTGCTGTTGTTGAGGGTAATGGTACGGTAACTGGTCACATAATTTCCACCACTATTGGAGGCAAGAATGGAGAACCAAAAAGG aCCATCAGTTATATGGCAGAGCGAGTTGTCGGTACAGGGTCCTTTGGGATAGTGTTTCAG GCAAAATGCTTGGAAACTGGAGAGACTGTGGCCATTAAGAAGGTTTTGCAGGACAAACGGTATAAAAATCGTGAACTACAACTGATGCGCTTGATGGATCACCCAAATGTCATTTCTCTAAAGCACTGCTTCTTTTCCACGACTAGTAGAGATGAGCTTTTTCTTAATTTGGTCATGGATTATGTCCCTGAAAGTTTATACAAGGTTTTAAAGCACTATAGCAATTCAAATCAAAGGATGCCACTCATATATGTCAAACTTTACATGTATCAG ATATTCAGAGGGTTGGGTTACATTCATAATGTTCCAAGGATTTgtcatagagatgtgaaacctCAAAATCTTTTG GTTGATCCTCTGACCCATCAGGTCAAGCTGTGTGACTTTGGAAGTGCAAAAGTCCTG GTGAATGGTGAAGCAAATATTTCATACATTTGCTCTCGCTACTACAGAGCTCCAGAACTCATATTTGGTGCCACAGAGTATACAACATCAATTGATATTTGGTCAGCAGGCTGTGTCCTTGCTGAACTTCTTCTGGGGCAG CCGCTCTTTCCAGGCGAAAATGCAGTAGACCAACTGGTGGAGATTATTAAG GTCCTTGGTACTCCTACTCGGGAAGAAATTCGATGTATGAACCCAAACTACACGGATTTCAGATTCCCGCAGATTAAAGCTCATCCTTGGCACAAG GTATTCCATAAAAGAATGCCTCCTGAAGCAATTGATCTTGCCTCACGCCTTCTCCAATATTCACCAAGTCTTCGCTGTACTGCA CTAGAAGCATGTGCACATTCATTCTTTGATGAGCTTCGTGAGCCCAATGCCCGTCTCCCAAATGGACGTCCATTTCCACCTCTTTTCAACTTTAAACAAGAG